CAAGGCATTCGCGTCATCAGCAACGCGGGCGGCCTGAATCCCGATGCATGCGCCGATGCGTTGCGGGCAGAATTGTCCAGGGCGGGACTGGATCTCAGAGTGGCCGTCGTCAAGGGCGACGATCTGATGATGCGGTTGAGCTGGCTCAAGGAGCAGTCGATTCGCGAGATGGGCACTGGCGAGGAGTTGCCGCCGACCCTGGTGAGCGCCAACGCCTATCTCGGCGCGAGACCGATCGCCGCCGCGCTCGATCGGGGAGCCGATATCATCATTACCGGCAGATGTGTTGATAGCGCCGTCACTTTGGGGCCGCTCGTCCACCATTTCGGATGGAAGTGGGACGAATATGACAAGCTTGCCCAAGGCTCGCTCGCCGGTCATATCATCGAATGCGGCACGCAGGGCACGGGCGGTCTCTTTACTGACTGGCGAGACGTTCCCGGCTGGGACGATATGGGGTTCCCGATCGTCGAATGCGGTAGCGATGGTGTTTTCGTTGTGACCAAACCACCCAATACCGGAGGCTTGGTGACGCCGCCGACCGTTGCAGAGCAGATCGTCTACGAGATCGGAGATCCTCAAACCTACGTCCTGCCAGATGTCATCTGTGACTTCAGCGAAGTTGCGCTGTCGCAGGTCGGTCCGGATCGGGTCCGGGTGGTGGGCGCGAGAGGGCGACCTCCGGGTGGGGCCTACAAGGTTTGTGCAACCTACGCCGATGGTTTCCGGATTACGGCGACGTTGATGATTGGCGGCATAGACGCCGCGGCCAAGGGCGAACGGGTGGCGGAGGCGATGCTGACCCGGCTGCGGAGAATCTTGAAGGAAAAGGGCTTCCAGGATTTCCGGGAAGCGAACGTCGAGATCCTGGGCGCGGAAGCAATGTACGGACCGCATTCGCGCGCGCGCTCCGCGCGTGAAGTCATCGTCAAGGTGGGTGCCCGGCATGAATCGAAGGATGCGCTCGATTTGCTAGGTCGGGAGTGGTACTCGGCGGCCGCAGCGATGGCTCCGGGGATTTCCGGAGTGGCTGGTGGCAGACCGGCGCCCTCGGGTGTCGTGAGATTGTTCTCATTTCTCCTGCCCAAGGCTGTTGTTCCGGCCTCAATAGGAATCGACGGAGAAACCTTTAACGTCGAGATGGGGCGGGAATCATCTGCTCCGATACTTCCAGTTCGACCCGAAGTGCGCATACCGACGGCTGCCAGATCGACTGTCGACGTGCCTTTGATACGGGTTGCCCATGGCCGTAGCGGCGACAAGGCGGACACGGCCAACATTGGTCTTATCGCGCGCCGGCCAGAGATCTTTCCCATTCTGGCCGAGCAGGTCACGGCGGAACGCGTCGCAGCGCATTTCAGCTATTTGCTGAAGGGGACTGTCGAGCGATATCTGATGCCGGGAATGCACGCTCTGAATTTCGTCATGACTCAATCTCTCGGCGGCGGCGGCGTTGCCTCGCTGCGCTACGACCCGCAAGGAAAGGCC
Above is a genomic segment from Hyphomicrobiaceae bacterium containing:
- a CDS encoding acyclic terpene utilization AtuA family protein, coding for MTSSAADVLRIGCASCFWGDTEFGARQLVDGGKIDVLVFDYLAEITMSILARAKAKDPTKGYAVDFIKVLAPLLPEIAHQGIRVISNAGGLNPDACADALRAELSRAGLDLRVAVVKGDDLMMRLSWLKEQSIREMGTGEELPPTLVSANAYLGARPIAAALDRGADIIITGRCVDSAVTLGPLVHHFGWKWDEYDKLAQGSLAGHIIECGTQGTGGLFTDWRDVPGWDDMGFPIVECGSDGVFVVTKPPNTGGLVTPPTVAEQIVYEIGDPQTYVLPDVICDFSEVALSQVGPDRVRVVGARGRPPGGAYKVCATYADGFRITATLMIGGIDAAAKGERVAEAMLTRLRRILKEKGFQDFREANVEILGAEAMYGPHSRARSAREVIVKVGARHESKDALDLLGREWYSAAAAMAPGISGVAGGRPAPSGVVRLFSFLLPKAVVPASIGIDGETFNVEMGRESSAPILPVRPEVRIPTAARSTVDVPLIRVAHGRSGDKADTANIGLIARRPEIFPILAEQVTAERVAAHFSYLLKGTVERYLMPGMHALNFVMTQSLGGGGVASLRYDPQGKAFAQMLLDMTITVPATLLESGSVQ